A genomic segment from Salvia splendens isolate huo1 chromosome 13, SspV2, whole genome shotgun sequence encodes:
- the LOC121761365 gene encoding ubiquitin-fold modifier-conjugating enzyme 1 → METWDPTTKSTLTQIPLLSVKAGPRDGAAWTQRLKEEYKALIAYTAMNKSKDNDWFRISAANPEGTRWTGKCWYIHNLLKYEFDLQFDIPVTYPATAPELELPQLDGKTQKMYRGGKICLTVHFKPLWAKNCPRFGIAHALCLGLAPWLAAEIPILVDSGMVKHKDDTAASSESSDVKAV, encoded by the exons ATGGAGACTTGGGATCCGACGACAAAATCGACGCTGACGCAGATCCCTCTCCTGTCGGTGAAGGCCGGGCCGCGAGACGGCGCCGCGTGGACGCAGCGGCTGAAGGAGGAGTACAAGGCGCTGATCGCCTACACCGCCATGAACAAATCCAAGGACAACGACTGGTTCCGGATCTCCGCCGCCAACCCGGAGGGCACCCGCTGGACCGGCAAGTGCTGGTACATCCACAATTTGCTCAAATACGAGTTCGATTTGCAGTTCGACATACCCGTCACGTATCCCGCCACCGCCCCTGAACTCGAATTGCCCCAACTCGACGGCAAAACCCAAAAG ATGTATAGAGGAGGGAAGATATGCCTGACCGTCCATTTCAAGCCGCTGTGGGCCAAAAATTG TCCTAGGTTTGGCATAGCACATGCACTTTGCTTGGGCCTTGCGCCATGGCTTGCTGCGGAGATTCCTATTCTCGTTGATTCTGGAATGGTCAAGCACAAAGATGATACGGCCGCATCCAGTGAGTCTTCCGATGTAAAGGCTGTGTGA
- the LOC121761204 gene encoding lariat debranching enzyme-like produces the protein MKIAVEGCMHGDLDNVYATLLHLQEVEKTKIDLLICCGDFQAVRNEKDLDSLNVPPKYRTMKTFWKYYSGEKVAPIPTIFIGGNHEASNYLWELYYGGWAAPQIYFLGFAGVVKFGNVRIGGLSGIYKANHYYSGHYEKLPYNEQDIRSIYHVREYDVHKLVQVQEPIDIFLSHDWPCGITDHGNVKKLIRQKPFFEKEIAEGTLGSQAAADLMAKLRPSYWFSAHLHCKFPALVQHGDGGSITKFLALDKCLPGRNFLQIFEIESEPGPYELHYDEEWLAITKKFNPIFPRTRRRANFSDAKLNMEECRQFVKNKLQIRGSTPFEFVRTAPCHNPHQSVASNFPSGHCRNPQTEAFLELLGLQYCLDAYSESRELPQSSGSLVSKESFGNEDIPIDDIDDDDELNGSDDGET, from the exons ATGAAGATAGCAGTAGAAGGATGTATGCACGGAGATTTGGATAATGTGTATGCTACTCTTTTACACCTGCAAGAAGTCGAAAAAACCAAAATTGATCTTCTCATTTGCTGCGGGGACTTTCAG GCTGTTCGGAATGAGAAAGATCTGGACAGCTTAAATGTTCCACCCAAGTACCGGACAATGAAAACTTTCTGGAAGTATTACTCAGGCGAGAAAGTTGCACCCATTCCAACTATATTCATTGGTGGGAATCATGAAGCATCGAACTACCTTTGGGAATT GTACTATGGTGGATGGGCTGCACCGCAAATCTACTTTCTTGGATTTGCTGGAGTAGTCAAGTTTGGAAATGTTCGTATTGGTGGACTTTCTGGAATTTATAAAGCAAATCACTACTATTCAG GACATTATGAGAAGCTGCCTTACAATGAACAAGACATCAGGTCTATATATCATGTGCGCGAGTATGACGTACATAAGCTCGTGCAAGTGCAGGAGCCCATTGATATATTTCTTTCTCATGATTGGCCTTGTGGAATTACTGACCATGGGAATGTGAAAAAACTTATACGTCAAAAACCCTTTTTCGAGAAAGAG ATTGCGGAAGGGACATTGGGAAGTCAAGCTGCTGCAGATTTGATGGCTAAATTGAGGCCTTCTTACTGGTTCTCCGCGCATCTACACTGCAAATTTCCTGCTCTTGTTCAACATGGCGATGGTGGCTCTATAACAAAATTTCTTGCCCTTGATAAGTGCCTCCCTGGAAGAAACTTTTTGCAG ATTTTTGAAATAGAATCAGAGCCAGGGCCTTATGAACTCCACTATGATGAAGAATGGCTTGCAATCACAAAGAAGTTCAACCCAATCTTCCCTAGGACTAGAAGGCGTGCAAATTTTAG TGATGCAAAACTCAACATGGAAGAGTGCCGTCAGTTTGTTAAGAATAAGCTGCAAATACGAGGCAGCACACCCTTTGAGTTTGTTCGAACTGCACCTTGCCATAATCCACATCAGTCTGTTGCTAGCAATTTCCCCTCTG GACATTGTCGGAATCCTCAAACAGAAGCTttcttagagttgctaggactaCAATATTGCCTCGACGCTTATTCTGAATCAAGGGAGCTACCTCAAAGTTCTGGATCACTTGTTTCGAAAG AATCCTTTGGTAATGAAGATATTCCAATTGATGATATAGATGATGACGACGAACTCAATGGATCTGATGATGGAGAAACATAG
- the LOC121760022 gene encoding probable beta-1,4-xylosyltransferase IRX9H, which yields MASIRRTLSPYNDRSHQNGLNTTFSPQSPSQKLFSQGRKTLSPIRRFVAGVFFRKHQPRKSFQFSWRKPFFRCFMCFFLGFLLGMAPFNSDFNELSGDFRKSDFSLEMKPEVVSVQRSAGDLASVEKPKEDDLLIGAVELGVVERADKTDMKKVLDFVPGRQLIVVTPTYSRAIQAYYLTRLGQVLRLVKPPVLWIVVELNEASKETAEILRSLGIMYRHLVCVKNTTDVKDRGVHQRNTALEHIERHKLDGMVYFADDDNIYSLELFESMREISRFGTWPVGMLAQSKNKAILEGPVCNGSQVIGWHTNEKSKRLRRFHVDMSGFAFNSSILWDPKRWHRPTSDPIRQLDTVKEGFQETTFIEQIVEDESQMEGIPLGCNKIMNWHLHLEARGLAYPKGWVLPKNLDVVIPSK from the exons ATGGCTTCGATTCGGAGAACTCTTTCGCCGTACAACGACCGATCGCACCAGAACGGTCTCAATACTACATTCTCGCCGCAATCTCCGTCGCAGAAGCTGTTTTCCCAAGGCAGGAAAACTCTCTCTCCTATTCGTAGATTTGTCGCCGGAGTCTTCTTCCGGAAGCACCAGCCTCGGAAGAGTTTTCAGTTTTCCTGGAGAAAACCGTTTTTCCGCTGCTTCATGTGCTTCTTCTTAGGGTTTTTGCTCGGCATGGCGCCCTTCAATAGCGATTTTAATGAATTGAGTGGTGATTTCAGGAAGAGTGATTTCTCGTTGGAAATGAAGCCGGAGGTGGTGAGTGTTCAGAGGAGCGCGGGCGATTTAGCTTCTGTTGAGAAGCCGAAGGAGGATGATTTGTTGATCGGTGCTGTTGAATTAGGTGTGGTTGAGAGGGCTGATAAAACTGATATGAAGAAGGTTTTGGATTTTGTGCCTGGGAGACAGTTGATTGTGGTCACTCCAACTTATAGTAGGGCGATTCAGGCGTACTATTTGACTAGGTTAGGACAGGTCTTGAGATTGGTCAAACCGCCAGTGTTGTGGATTGTGGTGGAGCTAAACGAGGCATCGAAGGAGACTGCCGAGATTTTGAGAAGTTTGGGAATTATGTATAGGCATTTGgtttgtgtgaaaaatactacAGATGTAAAGGATAGGGGTGTGCACCAGCGGAATACTGCACTTGAACATATAGAGAGGCATAAGCTCGACGGGATGGTGTATTTTGCTGATGATGATAACATCTACTCACTTGAGCTATTTGAAAGCATGAGAGAAATCAG TCGTTTTGGCACTTGGCCTGTTGGCATGCTGGCTCAAAGCAAAAATAAAGCAATATTGGAAGGCCCTGTATGCAATGGAAGTCAAGTAATAGGATGGCACACAAATGAAAAGAGCAAAAGACTCCGCAGATTCCATGTGGATATGTCAGGGTTTGCTTTCAATAGCAGCATATTGTGGGATCCCAAGAGATGGCATCGACCAACTTCAGATCCTATCAGGCAGTTAGACACTGTAAAGGAGGGTTTCCAA GAAACAACTTTCATAGAACAGATTGTGGAAGATGAAAGTCAGATGGAAGGTATTCCTCTAGGTTGTAACAAGATAATGAATTGGCACCTCCATCTAGAAGCACGCGGACTTGCATATCCTAAGGGCTGGGTGCTACCAAAGAATCTTGATGTAGTTATTCCTTCCAAGTGA
- the LOC121759936 gene encoding sucrose transport protein SUC4-like encodes MPTLPPPRPTPSQNTPLLPGPAPARPARVKLRTLLRVASVSCGIQFGWALQLSLLTPYVQELGIPHAWASIIWLCGPISGLFVQPLVGQFSDRCTSRFGRRRPFIVAGALSIVFSVLFIGFAADIGWWLGDRADTGEIKIRAVAAFVIGFWILDVANNMTQGPCRALLADLTGKDHRRTRVANAYFSLFMAIGNILGYAAGSFSGWFKIFPFTLTSACNISCANLKAAFIIDIIFIVVTTGISLTAAQEQPLKSLNDSTQEGSHEREALLWELFGTFRYLPGTVWVILLVTALTWIGWFPFILFDTDWMGREIYGGEPNDGKNYDQGVRMGSLGLMLNSVVLGITSVFMEKLCRRWGAGFMWGLSNVLMALIFVAMLIIGAIRSNMDLNGGLPPDGIVVAALLAFTFLGAPLAMTNSVPYALVSTRIEALGLGQGLSMGVLNMAIVIPQMVVSLGSGPWDQLFGGGNAPAIAVGAIAALTGGLIAILAIPRTRVEKPRIHL; translated from the exons ATGCCGACTCTGCCGCCGCCGAGGCCAACTCCAAGCCAAAACACGCCGCTTCTCCCCGGCCCGGCCCCGGCCCGGCCCGCGAGAGTGAAACTGCGGACCCTGCTCCGCGTGGCGTCGGTCTCGTGCGGAATTCAGTTCGGGTGGGCGCTGCAGCTGTCGCTATTGACGCCCTACGTGCAGGAGCTGGGGATACCGCACGCGTGGGCAAGCATCATCTGGCTCTGCGGCCCGATCTCCGGCCTCTTCGTGCAGCCGCTCGTCGGCCAGTTCAGCGACCGCTGCACCAGCCGCTTCGGCCGCCGCCGCCCCTTCATAGTCGCCGGCGCCCTCTCCATCGTCTTCTCCGTCCTCTTCATCGGCTTCGCTGCCGACATCGGCTGGTGGCTCGGAGATCGCGCCGACACCGGCGAGATCAAAATTAGGGCGGTGGCGGCGTTCGTCATCGGTTTCTGGATTCTCGACGTCGCTAATAATATGACTCAGGGCCCCTGCCGCGCTCTCCTCGCTGACCTAACCG GAAAGGATCACAGGAGAACTCGAGTAGCAAATGCGTATTTCTCCCTATTTATGGCTATTGGCAATATACTTGGATATGCGGCTGGTTCATTCAGTGGCTGGTTCAAGATATTCCCTTTTACACTCACTTCAGCTTGCAACATCAGCTGTGCTAATCTGAAGGCAGCATTCattattgatattatttttattgtagTAACTACAGGCATAAGCCTGACAGCAGCTCAAGAACAGCCCTTGAAATCTCTCAATGATTCTACGCAAGAAGGTTCTCACGAGCGTGAAGCTTTACTCTGGGAACTCTTTGGAACATTTAGATATCTCCCTGGTACTGTGTGGGTAATCCTTCTTGTTACTGCTCTAACCTGGATCGGGTGGTTTCCATTTATTCTTTTTGATACGGATTGGATGGGTCGTGAGATATATGGTGGGGAGCCTAATGATGGGAAGAATTACGACCAGGGAGTTAGAATGGGTTCGCTTGGCTTGATGTTGAACTCAGTGGTCCTTGGGATAACATCTGTGTTTATGGAAAAGCTTTGCCGGAGATGGGGTGCTGGATTCATGTGGGGACTTTCAAACGTCCTCATGGCTCTTATATTTGTAGCGATGCTTATCATTGGTGCCATCAGGAGTAATATGGATCTCAACGGTGGTCTTCCTCCAGATGGTATTGTGGTAGCTGCCCTACTAGCTTTTACATTTCTTGGTGCTCCGTTGGCA ATGACAAATAGTGTTCCATATGCATTGGTATCTACACGAATTGAAGCACTAGGCCTTGGTCAAG GGTTATCCATGGGTGTTCTGAACATGGCAATTGTAATCCCACAG ATGGTTGTGTCCCTGGGATCCGGTCCATGGGATCAACTCTTTGGTGGCGGCAACGCCCCAGCCATAGCTGTTGGAGCAATCGCTGCATTAACTGGAGGGCTTATAGCCATCTTGGCCATTCCCAGAACAAGAGTTGAAAAACCGAGGATCCACCTCTAG